In Candidatus Caldatribacterium sp., the DNA window CGACGGAGGCATTTTTGCCGCGTATCCGGAGTACCTGAGGGGAGTCCTTGTGCTTTCGGGAATCGAAAACCACGGGGAGAGGGAAGAAGTCCTTCATCTCCTCCGGGAAGCGGAAAAAGCCACACGAAGAAGGCAAAGCCTTGAGACCCTGCGGGATGATCCGAGAATCCGAAGCTGGCGGGAGGCCTTCCTGAAATTCGGGACCAACCCCAACCGCTACCCCCCTTCCGTGGAGAACCTTTTCCGGAGGGTCCTCAAGGGTGGTGAGCTCCCCTACGTGAGTACCCTTGTTGCCCTCATGAACACTGTGTCCCTCCGGTACGGCCTTCCCTGCGGGGGAGATGATCTTGGGAAAGTCGAGGGGGACATCCTCCTCACCTACGCGAAAGGGGACGAGCGGTACATTCCCCTAAACGGCACCGAGTCCGAGCCCCCGGAGAAAGGTGAAGTGATTCTCCGGGATGCCCGCAAGGTCCTCTGCCGGAAGTGGACCTGGCGGCAGGGGGACGAGACGAAAATCACAGAAGAAACCCGCGCCGCGGTGGTGAACATCGACTGCCTCCCACCCTTCACCTTAGGGGACCTTGAGAGGATTCTTTCCGAAGTTGCTCCCCTCTTTGCCCGCTACTGCGCTTGCCGCGTCGAAACGGGTATCCTGAAAAGCGACACCCCCGAGCTTGAGATCCCTGTGGTACAATAGAGGAGAAAGGAGAGAGCTTTATGCGACGTATTGCGCTTTTTGCGGTTCTTGCCGTGTTTTTCCTGGCTCCCCTTGCCTGGGGAGATGGCGAGGTCTCCTTTGTCCCTTATAGCATCGACGTTCCTGAGGAGGGGTATGCCCAAGTCATGTTCGACCAGGGGTACAACCTCTATCAGGCGGGGAGGAAGACCGAGGCCATTCAGTTCTTCATCGAGGCGGTAACCACAAAGCCGGACTTCACCAAAGCCTGGTTCTGGCTTGCCCGCACGTACCAGGAGGAGGACATGTACGATGAGGCCATCTGGGCCTGGGAGAAGGTGCTGCAGCTTGAGCCGGAAAATAAAGAAGCCCGCTACTTCCTGAAAAAGGTCCAGAACTGGAAGCAGTACGGAAAGGAAGCCTGGGAGAACTACGAGCGGGGCATCGTGGCCCTCGAGAAAAAGGAAGAGTACGACGCCATCGAGTACTTTAAGAAAGCTATTGAAGCCAACCCCAAGTTCGATAGAGCGTACTATTGGCTTGGGATTGCGAACTTCCGCACCGGGGACTACCACAACGCCGTGTGGGCCCTGGAGAAGTACCTTGCCCTCCGCCCGGGGGATAAAAACGGAGAGTACTGGCTCAGGGAAGCCCGAAGTCGCCTTCCGAAGACAAGATAACCCCTACCGCCCGCACCGGGGAAGCGGTTCCGGAGGGAATTTTGAGGGGGAAAGCGAAGAAGAGAGCCTCTTTTCCCAAGAGTTCTCTGACATTTGTGAGATTTTCGTAGATGAGAATCCCCGCCTCCAAAAAGAGGCGGTGGAGAGGGAAAGGAGGCCCATCGATTGTTTCTGCCTCAACCCCCACGCCCTTGATACGGCAGGCAAGAAGCGCCTGAGCGTCGGCTTCTTCAAGGTTCGGATCGCCGACAAAAAGGACGATATCCCCCTCCTCCACGCCAAAAGACCGAAGAGTCTCTTCTGTCAGGGGCCGGGGAAAAGTGGAGATATCAAGGGCTTTTGCCACGCCGCAGAACCGCTCAAGGGGAATCTCGTCAACGCTTGCGGCATCGGCAAAAAAATGGCGCGGGGCATCCACATGGGTCCCGGAGTGCTCAAAAAGAAAAAGGGCGCGGGTGGCAAATCCGTGGATTTCAAGACTGTGCCAGGGAAGAATGAGGAAGGGGGGATCCCCGGGGAAAGTGGCCGCACCTGGCGAAAGTCCCCGGGAGAGATCGACGAAAACCCACCCCTCACCCTTTCTGGTACGCGGCGATGAACCTCCGAATGGAGCGATCATAGGTCCGCTCAACTTCAGGCGGGAAGAAGCACCCCGGAATCTCCCCATGGGACCGGTGGTAGGCCACGCACTCGCAGCACTTCCCCCGCTTCGAGCAGGAAAGGTAGGTGCAGGTGCACTGGGTGAGGTTCTCTTTTAAGTGACACTCGGGCATACGCGTTCCTCCTCCTCTTCAACGACTCTTCCACTCTTTCGAATGCACCCCTCGTACAGGAGGTAAGTCCGGAAAATCTCAACATACATCTTCACCCGGTGGTACACCCCAAGGAGGGGGCCATACTTCTCCTCCTTGTGGTAGTGGGACAATCCCCAGAGGGGCACCATCTCGACGTTGGCGGCGGTGTCATGGGCGAACTTCGTGAGGAAGACCTCGACCCCAAAGCGGGTCCAGGAAAAGTCCGGAAGGCCCCGCACCCACTTCCCCCGCACCGCCCGCTGCCCGTTGAGGATGGGGAAAAACCGCTGGGCAAGATCGCTTGAGCCCCGCCCCCCTTTGAAGACGCCAATCGTCATGTGGATAAAGGGGTACCGCACCAAGGGCTCAGAAAGGGCCAGGAGGTGTTCCCTCTGGAGGTGCAAAAGATCCGCATCGATGAAAAGGTAAATGTCGCTTTCCTTTGCTTTTCGAATGCCGGAAACAAGCGCTTTCCCCTTGCCGAAGTTCTTCGGGTGGCGGATGAGCGTCACCGGGAAGCGGGCTGCAACCGATGAGGTGGCATCACGGGAGCCGTCATCGATGACGACCACCTGGTCCACAAAATCGGTGGTGCAGACCACTTCGAGGACTTTTGCGATTCGCGGAGCCTCGTTGTACGCCGGAACAAGAACCGTTACGCTCTGGCCATCAAGCATGCGTCTCACTCTTGCAAAGTGCCGTAAAAGCCTTAGAATATTATACACAAAACGCACGAAAGGAAAAGGCGCTTGAAAAAGGACCGAGAGGAAAAGCACTTCGAATTCACGAGAAAGCTCTACTACCTCCTCCTCCTTGCCCTTGCGCTCTACCTTGTGTATCTTCTACGGGATGTCCTTGTCCCCTTCGTCCTGGGGGGGCTTCTGGCCTACGCTTTAGCGCCCGTTGCCCGTTACCTCACCCGCCGGGGGCTCTCCTGGAAGCTTGCTTCCGTCATTGTCTTTCTTGCTCTTCTTCTCTTTTTTGCCCTCCTCTTTTTCCTCATCATTCCCGAAGCCCTCTCGCAGCTTAAAGCCTTTGCGGCCTCCGCCCCGGAGCGCATCGAGGAGTTCGTCGGGAAAATCCTTGAGGCCGCCAAAGCTCTTGATGCCAGGTACCCGGATCTCCGCCTCACCGAGGCCGTCGAGGACTTCCTCCGGAATATCCTCGGGAACTTCGAGAACTACCTCCAGGGCATCACGAAGAACATCCTGAACCTTGTGTCCCTCTTCATGACGGTGCTTTTCTTGGGCTTCATCGTCACCCCCTTTGCCCTGTACTACTTCATGGTGGATGCTGCCAAAATCCGGCGCACTCTCGTCCGTGTTTTTCCTCCCGAGCGGCGCAAGGAGTACGTGGCGATTCTGCGGAGCGTCGACCAGGTGGTGGGGAGCTTCATCCGGGGACGCCTCATTCTTTCCCTTTTTGTCGGAGTTGCGGTAACGGTGGGGCTTCTCATCATGCGGATTGAGTTCCCCCTCATTACCGGCATCATCGCCGGAGTGGCCGATGTCGTGCCCTATCTTGGTCCCATTGTGGGAGCCGTTCCGGCGCTCCTTTTTGCGAGCGCAAAATCGGTGTGGCATGTGGTGGGCGTGGTGGCCCTCTTTTCGGGGGTGAACTTTGTGGAGGGTGTCGTCGTCACTCCCCGGGTGATGGGGAAGGAAACGGGGCTCCATCCGGTTACGGTCCTCCTTGCCCTCCTTGTGGGCGGGAAGCTCTTCGGAGCTTTGGGCGTCATCGCCGCCATTCCCGTTGCCGGGGTCCTCAAGGGGATCCTCCTCCACCGAAAAAGGAGGGAGAACTCTGGGGACAATCTGTAACGCTCTGGCTGTGGTCCTTGGAGGGATTCTCGGGCTTTTTTCTTCGGGGGCGGTTCTCCCAAAAAACCGGGGAGAGCCTCATGGAGGTTCTGGGGCTTGTCTGCGTACCTTTGGGGCTTTCGATGACGCTCAAGGGGGAGAAGTTCCTGGCGCTTCTTTTAAGCCTTGTGGCCGGGGGAATCGTGGGGGAACTCTTGAGGCTTGAGGACCGCCTTGAGCGCTTCTCCCGAAAAATCGAAAGCCGCATGCGGGCTGAGGAGAACACCTTTGCCCCGGGTTTTCTGGCGGCGACGCTTCTTTTTTGCATCGGTCCCATGACGATTATGGGGCCACTCGAGGATGGCCTGGGCAAAACTCCCCACATCCTCTACACGAAGTCCCTCCTTGACGGCACCGCCTCCATAGCTCTTGCCGCAAGCCTCGGCATCGGCGTCCCCTTCTCTGCTTTCTCCATCCTCCTTGTCCAGGGGAGCATCACCCTCCTTGCCCGGTTCCTTGCCCCTCTCCTCTCGGAAGTGCTCGTCCGCGAAATGACAGCCACCGGCGGAGTCCTCATCCTCGGGATTGCTCTCCGCCTCCTCAACCTCAAGAAAATCCGGGTGGCCAACCTCCTCCCCTCTCTTGGCTTTGTTCCCCTTTTCATCCGCATCCTTTAGGGGGTGATGCCATGCGCATTGCGGTGTTCTCCGATATCCACGCCAACCTCCCGGCCCTCTTGAGCGTCCTTGAGGATATCGAGAAAGTCAGCGTGGACGTAGCGGTGTGCCTCGGGGACCTTGTGGGGTATGCGCCCTTCCCGAACGAAGTGATTGAAAGGATACGGGACCTTGGCATCCCCACGGTGATGGGGAACTACGACCAGGGGGTGGGCTTTGATCTTGAGGACTGCGGGTGCGCGTACCGGACAGAAGAGGAAAAGGCCTTAGGGGCGGTTTCCCTCTCCTGGACAAAGGAGAACGTGAGCCCTGAGAACAAGGAATTCCTCAGGGGCCTCCTTCCCCGGTATGAACTCGAGGTGGGGGCCTTTCGCCTTCTCTTTGTCCACGGGAGCCCCCGCCGGATCAACGAGTACCTCTTCCCGGACCGGCCTGACGCAAGCTTCCTCCACATGATGGCGAACGAATCGGCCAACGTCCTCGCCTGCGGGCACACCCATATCCCCTTTTTCCGGAGGGTGGATGGGCTTTTCGTGGTGAACGACGGGAGCGTCGGCCGGCCAAAGGATGGCGACTGGCGCGCCGCCTGGGCGCTCCTTGAAGTGGGGGATACTTTGAGCGTTTCTTTCAGGCGCTGCGAGTACAATCTTCTCCCCCTCAGGGAGGCCTACGCAAAAAGTGGACTTCCCCAGAAGTTCCTCGAGGACCTTTTTGCCGCTTAGGAGGATCTTCCAAAAGAACGAGGAGAAGTAATGGAATTTCCCCAACACTTATCTCCCTCATGGTAGGAGAGTTTTACCACCTCCCCTGCTCCTGTTTCAGGACGCTTTTACCCTATTTTTGGAACATCCCTAGATTAATCGTCTCTTCCACCTTGCCCAAGAGAGGTCCAACACAATAAGCCACCCTACCTGATGGCCCCGAACGAGAGCCCGCTGACAAGATACTTTTCGAAAAACAACAGAATCAGGATCGGAGGAATTGCTCCAACCGCAATTCCTGCAGATATCACTGTGTGCAGGATAAGTTGCCCTGTGTTATATCCAGACAAAGCAACAGTCACAGTTTTGTTAAAGCTTGCAAGTACCGCCGAAAACAGAAACTCATTCCAAGTAAAGACAAAAACTAAAGCCACTACTGCAACTATGACTGATCTCATGATTGGTAAGACTACCCTCCAGAGGACAGTCCAGCTATTTGCTCCGTCGATCAAGGCAGCCTCTTCGACATCTCTTGGGGCTTCTCTAAGGTGACTGTAAAAAATCCAAATCGCAAAGGGTAGACTGAAGATCAGATTGGCAAGAACCAACCCGACCTTAGTGTCAAGCAACCCAGCCCTTTGATACATCAGGTACAGAGGAAAGGCAAATACTATTGGAGGAGCAAAAAGAAGAGACAAAAACCAGAACGGAAGAAAGTTACCTCCAACCCTGTACCTGCTTAGACCATATGCCGCCATTAGACCTAAGGGCAAGGTTATTAAGATGACACATAGAGATATGACGAGAGTGTTCACTAAGGCCGAAGAAAGGGGCTGCACATCAAATGCCAACCCTACAGTTCTGTAGGTTGAACCTAAGACTAGGCTGTAATTAAAGAGGGTGGGTTTCTTTGGAAGGCCAAACGGGTTTATGGTTATTTCCTGAGGCAATTTTAAAGAGGTGAGCAGGATAATAATAAAGGGCGCCAGGGTAACAAAAATGAGAATAACAATGACGCCAAAAGCCAGTAAGAGATAGCCTCTCTTGCTCACTGCCTTACTCCCTCCCCTCTTGGAACCTAAAGTAAGCAAGCACCACTACGTTGACGATAACAAGGACAATTACAGTTGCTGCTGCTGCAACACCCAACAAACCCTGCTTGAAACTGTATTCGTAAATCTGCAGGCTTACTGTTCGAGTAGCAATTCCCGGTCCTCCTGCAGTCAGCAATCTTGGAATATCAAAGGATCGAAAAAGCCATATTCCCCTCAGTACTAAGGCTACGATGATAACAAACCTCAGCTGGGGGAGGATAATCTTCCTAAGAATCAGGGTTTCTCCAGCCCCTTCTATGCGTGCCGCCTCAATGGTTTCCCTAGGCAACATCCTCAGTCCAGCATAAATCAGCAAGAAGAAAAAAGAGGTCCACTGCCACACATCCACGGCAAGCAAAGAAACAGTAGCACTAAGTGGCTTGGAGAGGAAAGAAACTCTAAAACCAAGCGTTGCTTTCAGTGCATTGGGGATTGCTCCAATGACGTCGTTAAGCATTAAGCTAAACATCGTTGCAGTAGCTACCCCAGGCAGAAGTATAGGCAAAAGAATTAAAATGGTTATGAGCTTCGTGAAACGCGCAAATTTTGATTCCGTTATCTCGTTGACAAGGAAAGCAATAATCAACCCGAGAAGAAATTCAATCAAAAGCGCTGAGACTGTGTACATAGAGGTGAAACGCAGGGAACCCCTAAAAAGAGGATCGCTTAATACCTTCAAGTAATTCGAAAAGCCGCAAAAGCTTATGTTCCTGAGACTCCATCCCTTAACATCGAAAAAGCTTAAGTATACCGAATAAGCGAAGGGATAGACTGTTAAGAAAAAAAGAAGTACTACAGCAGGCGCTACGTAGAACCATCCCTTGACCCTCTTGATGCCCGACATTTTTATTACAACCTCCACGCGGAGAATTAAGGAGACCCCACAGGGGGTTAAGACCGCCCTGTGGGGTGATTTGATCACTTATTCATTACTTCCCGATAACTTTCCCGATTTCTTCTTCCATCACCTTCAGGGCCTCTTCGTAAGATATCTCTTGAGCCAAAGCCCTGCCAAGAGCGTTGGAAATTGCAGTATATATTTCAGGAACGCCTGGAACAAGAGGCCAAAACACTGGAGTAACCACCTTACCGGAGAGTATACTCTCATAGTAAAAGGTGTAATGATCGATTGTTCTCTGGTCAAAACCCTTTTCAGGCGACAGTACCCCAGGAATGTAGGTTGCGGGAGGAATACCCTGCTGCAAACCCAAGACAACACCTTCTTCGGATCCAGAGGCAAATGCTAAGAATCTAGCCATGTCCTCTTTGGCTTGCTCACTTGTATAATTGTTAATCACCCACGCGAAACACTGGATATAAGCAGCTCTACCGGCAGGCCCTTTAGGAGGAATGGTCTCTGCCATCTTGTCCCACACCAAGGGGGACTGTTGGGGATCGGTCAAGTGGAGGGAATCCCAATCCCAATCTATTCCAAAAGCAACATTTCCAGACTGGAAGGCTGCAAAGTTCTCAAAAGCCTCGTAACGGTGAACATCAGGAGGAACGACGTCATATTTGTTCTTTAAATCCAAGATGAAGCTTATTGCTTTCAATCCTTCTGGAGAGTTAACTGTCACTTTACCATCCTCGATAATGTCCCCACCAAAGCTTCTTAGTACCTCGTAAAATAGAGCAGCAAATTGGACACCAAAGGTACTTAGACCTTGGAAGGTTGTACCGTACTCAGTGGGTGAATCCGGGTTGTACTTCTTCGTAAAGAAAATTGCAGCTGCCAAGTAATCATCCCACATCCATTCTTCGGGAGGTTTAGGCTCTAGCTCCAGCCCTAAAACTTCCTTAGAGAGACTTCTGTACTTTTGCTTCCACTCCTCATCAGAGAGTAGTCTTTCTATTAAGTCTTTTCTGTACCTCAGAATGCCTTCGGACACTACTACCTCTGGGAACCCATAAATAGAACCCTTGTAGGAGACCATTGCTAGCGCAGATTCAAGCGGTTTGGTATAAGTCGGGAGGAAAAATGCTGGATCTTCGTAATACTTATCCAGAGGAAGAATGTAGCCTTCTTCCGCAAAGGTAGGTATATAAAAGTTGAAAACCATAAAGGCCTGCCACGTATCCGTTCTGCTCGGGATCATGGTCATCATTTTTGAGAAGAACTCGTCTCTCCCTACTTGATTCACTACGACTTTGAATCCATATTTTTCCGCGAACTTCTCATTCCAAAGGTCGGCAACCTTGGTAACGTGCGTTCCCTCTGCCCCTGTCCAAGTGTATAGAACGTGAGAGCGGAGAGCGAAAGCTGAAAAAGTTACTAACCCTACTATCATCACGATGAGAAATCCCCCAAACGTTATTTTCCTAATCATTGAAAAGCGCCTCCTTTCTTGGTCGATCTCAAACTCAGGGAAAAATAGGAAATGCCCTCGCTTTTCCCTGCCTCGACTCCTTCAAACCACCTCCTCTCCCAGCCAGAATTGTGGAGGTTCAAAAGCTCGACTCCAACCGTCACTCCTGTTCTTCTATAGGAGGAATACCCAGGTACCTGGCAAGATTCCCTCCGAGAACCAATTCAGCCTCTTCCTCATTACAGACCAGGTCCCTAACAATTGCTTCTTTAACTGCAGGTGAAGCAAAGGGAGCATCAGAACCGGCGGTAAATCTTTCGGCACCGACTTTTTTGTAAGCCTCATAAACAACAGACTTTTGAGGACAAGTAGTAAGATCAAACATTACATTAGGTATGTCCACTAACATATGGGCAACCGTACCATAAGCCCAAACAAATCCAGAATGAGCCATAATAAATAGAAGTTGGGGGTATCTCTTAGCAACATCCGCTAAGGCTTCAGGAGAGTTGTTAAGGCTATCACCCATGGCATGGACCACAACAAGGAGCTTTCTCCCCGTCTTTTCCTGCATT includes these proteins:
- a CDS encoding carbohydrate ABC transporter permease gives rise to the protein MSKRGYLLLAFGVIVILIFVTLAPFIIILLTSLKLPQEITINPFGLPKKPTLFNYSLVLGSTYRTVGLAFDVQPLSSALVNTLVISLCVILITLPLGLMAAYGLSRYRVGGNFLPFWFLSLLFAPPIVFAFPLYLMYQRAGLLDTKVGLVLANLIFSLPFAIWIFYSHLREAPRDVEEAALIDGANSWTVLWRVVLPIMRSVIVAVVALVFVFTWNEFLFSAVLASFNKTVTVALSGYNTGQLILHTVISAGIAVGAIPPILILLFFEKYLVSGLSFGAIR
- a CDS encoding cyclase family protein, with the protein product MIAPFGGSSPRTRKGEGWVFVDLSRGLSPGAATFPGDPPFLILPWHSLEIHGFATRALFLFEHSGTHVDAPRHFFADAASVDEIPLERFCGVAKALDISTFPRPLTEETLRSFGVEEGDIVLFVGDPNLEEADAQALLACRIKGVGVEAETIDGPPFPLHRLFLEAGILIYENLTNVRELLGKEALFFAFPLKIPSGTASPVRAVGVILSSEGDFGLP
- a CDS encoding amidohydrolase family protein encodes the protein MDKYHIDIQICFQVNEGFHHRTPEWNPYVGNDYVAKIQRMFPGRVIGLTTINPWLQPPSVYGDESKHAGKRFDLIKVNPALEEVERAIGELGLWGLKMHPLEHNYAINNPKIIFPIMDKLVEMQEKTGRKLLVVVHAMGDSLNNSPEALADVAKRYPQLLFIMAHSGFVWAYGTVAHMLVDIPNVMFDLTTCPQKSVVYEAYKKVGAERFTAGSDAPFASPAVKEAIVRDLVCNEEEAELVLGGNLARYLGIPPIEEQE
- a CDS encoding metallophosphoesterase family protein codes for the protein MRIAVFSDIHANLPALLSVLEDIEKVSVDVAVCLGDLVGYAPFPNEVIERIRDLGIPTVMGNYDQGVGFDLEDCGCAYRTEEEKALGAVSLSWTKENVSPENKEFLRGLLPRYELEVGAFRLLFVHGSPRRINEYLFPDRPDASFLHMMANESANVLACGHTHIPFFRRVDGLFVVNDGSVGRPKDGDWRAAWALLEVGDTLSVSFRRCEYNLLPLREAYAKSGLPQKFLEDLFAA
- a CDS encoding glycosyltransferase, encoding MLDGQSVTVLVPAYNEAPRIAKVLEVVCTTDFVDQVVVIDDGSRDATSSVAARFPVTLIRHPKNFGKGKALVSGIRKAKESDIYLFIDADLLHLQREHLLALSEPLVRYPFIHMTIGVFKGGRGSSDLAQRFFPILNGQRAVRGKWVRGLPDFSWTRFGVEVFLTKFAHDTAANVEMVPLWGLSHYHKEEKYGPLLGVYHRVKMYVEIFRTYLLYEGCIRKSGRVVEEEEERVCPSVT
- a CDS encoding AI-2E family transporter encodes the protein MKKDREEKHFEFTRKLYYLLLLALALYLVYLLRDVLVPFVLGGLLAYALAPVARYLTRRGLSWKLASVIVFLALLLFFALLFFLIIPEALSQLKAFAASAPERIEEFVGKILEAAKALDARYPDLRLTEAVEDFLRNILGNFENYLQGITKNILNLVSLFMTVLFLGFIVTPFALYYFMVDAAKIRRTLVRVFPPERRKEYVAILRSVDQVVGSFIRGRLILSLFVGVAVTVGLLIMRIEFPLITGIIAGVADVVPYLGPIVGAVPALLFASAKSVWHVVGVVALFSGVNFVEGVVVTPRVMGKETGLHPVTVLLALLVGGKLFGALGVIAAIPVAGVLKGILLHRKRRENSGDNL
- a CDS encoding tetratricopeptide repeat protein, which translates into the protein MRRIALFAVLAVFFLAPLAWGDGEVSFVPYSIDVPEEGYAQVMFDQGYNLYQAGRKTEAIQFFIEAVTTKPDFTKAWFWLARTYQEEDMYDEAIWAWEKVLQLEPENKEARYFLKKVQNWKQYGKEAWENYERGIVALEKKEEYDAIEYFKKAIEANPKFDRAYYWLGIANFRTGDYHNAVWALEKYLALRPGDKNGEYWLREARSRLPKTR
- a CDS encoding sugar ABC transporter permease, producing the protein MSGIKRVKGWFYVAPAVVLLFFLTVYPFAYSVYLSFFDVKGWSLRNISFCGFSNYLKVLSDPLFRGSLRFTSMYTVSALLIEFLLGLIIAFLVNEITESKFARFTKLITILILLPILLPGVATATMFSLMLNDVIGAIPNALKATLGFRVSFLSKPLSATVSLLAVDVWQWTSFFFLLIYAGLRMLPRETIEAARIEGAGETLILRKIILPQLRFVIIVALVLRGIWLFRSFDIPRLLTAGGPGIATRTVSLQIYEYSFKQGLLGVAAAATVIVLVIVNVVVLAYFRFQEGRE
- a CDS encoding extracellular solute-binding protein → MIRKITFGGFLIVMIVGLVTFSAFALRSHVLYTWTGAEGTHVTKVADLWNEKFAEKYGFKVVVNQVGRDEFFSKMMTMIPSRTDTWQAFMVFNFYIPTFAEEGYILPLDKYYEDPAFFLPTYTKPLESALAMVSYKGSIYGFPEVVVSEGILRYRKDLIERLLSDEEWKQKYRSLSKEVLGLELEPKPPEEWMWDDYLAAAIFFTKKYNPDSPTEYGTTFQGLSTFGVQFAALFYEVLRSFGGDIIEDGKVTVNSPEGLKAISFILDLKNKYDVVPPDVHRYEAFENFAAFQSGNVAFGIDWDWDSLHLTDPQQSPLVWDKMAETIPPKGPAGRAAYIQCFAWVINNYTSEQAKEDMARFLAFASGSEEGVVLGLQQGIPPATYIPGVLSPEKGFDQRTIDHYTFYYESILSGKVVTPVFWPLVPGVPEIYTAISNALGRALAQEISYEEALKVMEEEIGKVIGK